In Planctobacterium marinum, the DNA window AAGGCAACCTGAAAGACGCCGCAAAAAAAATAAAACAGTTGCGGGAAAGAGATAAACGCAAATGGATCGAGAGCAGTTACCTATGGGTATTGGAAGGCTATTATTTTGAGAAACAAGGCGATACCGTTAACGCCGCTAAATCCTTTGCCAAAGTGATGCATAATGGCAGTGACGTGCTACCCCGTGCCGTATATGTAGAGGTACTTAAAAAAGCCTTTATCGCCAATATCATGAACAATAACCTCTCAGAGGCAGTGACGGTTTATGAAACTTTTGAAAGCTTTGCTGCTGACCATGAAGCTCTGAAAAATTTAGCGCCTTACTATCAACAAGCCAAAGATTTCTTGAACGGAGAACAACCACTGGAAGTGGTTGGCGTTCTGCCACAAGTTGGGCTGTGGCATCATAAAATCAGTAAATCAGAATTACTGCTCAGCAGTGCCGAAAATCCGTTGGATGCAGTGCATTTAAGATGCGACCATCAACAGGTGGAATACCAAAAGGTAATACAACAATCCATCAACATTGAGCCACATTGGGGACAGTGTGTTGTCTATGTTGAAGGCGTTGCCGGAACCCAATTTCTGGTTACTGAATCCTAGATACGAAAAACACTCGCGCGTACGAACACGCGCGAAGTCATCATCATTGAGGTAGTTTGAATACCGAAGTGGCATCCTGAATACGATGTAAAATACCGGACAGCACGCGTGATGCATCCTCCATTACAGTGGCTTCATGCTGTGATTGATCACTGTGCTTGTTTATTTCGTGCAGTCCATAACTCACATCATTGGCTTCTTGCACCTGCTGCTGTGCCGATTGAGTGATATCATTGTTGAGTTTGCTGATGTTTTCAAAAGCTTGTCCAAGCGATTCCATAAAGGCCTGCGCTTCACGCGTTTGATCGAGACTAATTTGTGCTTTATCACGACCATCAAGCATGGCATTTACCGCGCTGTCAGTGGCACTTTGCAAGTCTGTTATGGTGCGGGAAATTTGTGTTGTCGATTCCTGAGTTTTTGTAGCCAGGCTCCGCACTTCATCGGCAACCACAGCAAAACCACGTCCGTTCTCTCCTGCCCTGGCAGCCTCTATGGCTGCATTGAGCGCCAACAAATTGGTTTGCTCAGCGATACCATTGATAACGTTAACTACGTTGCCAATATCATCGGAATCACGTTTAACCTGTTCTATTATTTCCGTTGCACTGTTGGCAGAATCAAACATGCTTTGACTATTGCGCAGGTTCTCACCAAACATCTCAATCCCCTTTGTCGCTTCCCGAACAGAGTCATTGACGAAATCATTGGCTTCATTCACAGAATCAGAAATCCCTTCGCTACTGGTGAGCATCTTATCCATGTTGCCTTGTAGCGCATTACTCTCTTCCATTTGCTGCTCAAGGGATTCCTTAATCTTGTGAAAAGCGTTAAACAAACTATCGATTAGCTTTGTCAGTTCCTGTAAATCAGACAGTACACCACTCACCACGCCACCCAAATCTCGTTGGATCAGTACGAAACTTTGAGTTAATTTTCCTATCTGATCATGGCCGTCCACTTCGACTTTATGAGTAAAATCTCCTTTGGCGATTTCAGTGGATAAAAAGGTCACTCGATTCAATGGACGAATCAAACGGCGCTCTACAAAATAAACAAAACCGCCAATACTCAATACTGTAGCAAACACGGTCACCAGAATTGTAATAAGCTGAGTATTTTCGGCATTTCGACCGATGTTTTCACGACTTTTAGCTACATCTTTTTCAGCTTGTAACAAAGCTTCTTTCAACAGTTTGGTGGGTGCCCTATCAATGCCCTGTACTGATTTATCAGCAGTATCAATATCTTTGTTACTATCTAAAAATGCACGATAACCTTTTTGGTAAGCCGTCAACATAGGAGGGTAAGCACCGGCAAATTCATCCAAGCTTGCCCAAGAAGGATGACTTTTCGGCATCTCTCGCAATAAACCTTCGTACTGACTTTTAATGGTGTTGCCATGAATTTGGAAACGAGACCAGTACTTGTTAAGTTGCGCCGGATCCTTGCCGCGAATTAAGGTATTTTTCCACTCCTGCACTTGCGTTTTAAAGGTCAGGTTCATTTCAGACAGGGCGAGCATGTGGCGAACATTGTTATTGACGGTAGAGGAATAACCGTCGATAACATGGTTGAGAGAATAAAATCCCCAGGAAACAGACAGCAATATAACCGTCATTGCGGAAACAATAATTAGCAACATTTTGTTGCGGATATTACTGCGAATTAAGTGGAGCATAAAACCTCGCTGCATCATTACGAAGATGAAAAAGTGGATACAGCGACACAGGCTGACACCCTGACAAAATCAAATGCCGCATTGGATATCAGCCTTGTTACAGAAATATGATCAGTTTTAAATTCAGAGTGAATTACTTATTATAAACAATAACTTAATTGAATTATCATAAAATATCTGCTTTATCTTGCTTAAATAATGACTCCAGATCTTTTCGGTTTTGTTTACTGCGTTCAACCGCATCTTGAGCAGAAACGGGATTTTGAATACTGCGCAGCAATATTTCCTCATCGTGATGTTTAAACACCTGCACAAAATAATTCGCTTGTGCGGTGCTGAAACCGTATTCCTGCAAAACGCGAGTCGCTGCATCTAAGCTACTGTCAAACACTTCCCGTACAATATGTGTCACACCGAGCTCATCAAAGTCCGCCACATTCATACGATTGCGCAAACGCGCCACAATACTGATATGGGGATACTGCTCTCTCACGAGCCGGGCAATCTCAAGGGCTTTCTCTTCGTTATCCACCGCAATCAACAGCACGCGAACCTGTTCGATACCGGCACGCTTTAAAATATCCAGACGCGATGCGTCGCCAAAATACACCTTATTGCCGAATTTCTTAACAAACTCAATGTGTTCTGCATCAGTGTCCAGCGCTGTAAAAGGAATATTGTGGGCGCCCAATATACGCCCGGTGATCTGCCCAAACCGACCAAAGCCGGCAATCAATACTTGCGGATGATCGTCCTGGACATCGGATTCATATACGTTGGGACAATTTTTACTGTTAAACCACATACTGTGTAAGATCACTAATGGTGCCGTCATGGCCATTGATATACCGACCACAAGCGTCACCTGGTCCGCTACCATTTGCGGTAACAGCGCACTCGCTGAAGCTTGCGCCATAACAACGAAGGCAAACTCACCGCCCTGAGAAAGCATCAATGCAATGCGCATGGAATCGGTACCAGACTGCTTCGCAAGTTTTAAAATGGTAAATATCACTGCCGTTTTAAGTACCACCAATGCTACAGCACAACCGACGATTGTAAGAGGCTGGGACACCAGTAAACTCAAGTCCAGGTTCATACCAATGGCAATGAAGAACAAACCCAAGAGCAAGCCTTTGAATGGCTCTATTTCTGTCTCAAGCTGATGTTTAAAGCTGGAGTTGGCCAATAGCATACCTGCCACAAACGCCCCCATTCCCATGGAAAGCCCGGAGGCTTGCATACCCACTGCAGTTGCCATCACTATCAATAGCGCGGCGGCCGTCATGACTTCCTCACTACCATAGCGTGCCAGTAGTCCCAAGAAAGGGTTGATCAGATAACGTCCCGCCACCAGCACAATAGCGATGGCCAGCACACTCATCCACCAAGGAGGCGCGGTAGCTGAACCCGAATCAGACAATGCAGCTACCAG includes these proteins:
- a CDS encoding TonB family protein, producing MLTTKKTFTLSTVSLLLCISALSAAANADQAQSAKLISETSPVFPFEYRKAEIEGWVQLSYVVDEQGKVKDTLIHDSTGHALFEQSALQAVQKWQYQPANVNGTPVPQSFNAVTLNFRLDNSNNYDDNQRSTDVNKRFLSRFQKGMNAIEKGNLKDAAKKIKQLRERDKRKWIESSYLWVLEGYYFEKQGDTVNAAKSFAKVMHNGSDVLPRAVYVEVLKKAFIANIMNNNLSEAVTVYETFESFAADHEALKNLAPYYQQAKDFLNGEQPLEVVGVLPQVGLWHHKISKSELLLSSAENPLDAVHLRCDHQQVEYQKVIQQSINIEPHWGQCVVYVEGVAGTQFLVTES
- a CDS encoding methyl-accepting chemotaxis protein; the encoded protein is MLHLIRSNIRNKMLLIIVSAMTVILLSVSWGFYSLNHVIDGYSSTVNNNVRHMLALSEMNLTFKTQVQEWKNTLIRGKDPAQLNKYWSRFQIHGNTIKSQYEGLLREMPKSHPSWASLDEFAGAYPPMLTAYQKGYRAFLDSNKDIDTADKSVQGIDRAPTKLLKEALLQAEKDVAKSRENIGRNAENTQLITILVTVFATVLSIGGFVYFVERRLIRPLNRVTFLSTEIAKGDFTHKVEVDGHDQIGKLTQSFVLIQRDLGGVVSGVLSDLQELTKLIDSLFNAFHKIKESLEQQMEESNALQGNMDKMLTSSEGISDSVNEANDFVNDSVREATKGIEMFGENLRNSQSMFDSANSATEIIEQVKRDSDDIGNVVNVINGIAEQTNLLALNAAIEAARAGENGRGFAVVADEVRSLATKTQESTTQISRTITDLQSATDSAVNAMLDGRDKAQISLDQTREAQAFMESLGQAFENISKLNNDITQSAQQQVQEANDVSYGLHEINKHSDQSQHEATVMEDASRVLSGILHRIQDATSVFKLPQ
- a CDS encoding monovalent cation:proton antiporter-2 (CPA2) family protein codes for the protein MATLTTGLVFLGAAVIAVPIFKRLKLGAILGYLVAGLIIGPSVLNLVSDPDTILHFAELGVVLLLFVIGLELEPQKLWRMRNQIMFTGGGQLAITAFLIFAAMLLFGFSFNVALVVGLAVALSSTAFAIQLMSEHRILKTPPGQQGFSVLLMQDLAVIPILLLVAALSDSGSATAPPWWMSVLAIAIVLVAGRYLINPFLGLLARYGSEEVMTAAALLIVMATAVGMQASGLSMGMGAFVAGMLLANSSFKHQLETEIEPFKGLLLGLFFIAIGMNLDLSLLVSQPLTIVGCAVALVVLKTAVIFTILKLAKQSGTDSMRIALMLSQGGEFAFVVMAQASASALLPQMVADQVTLVVGISMAMTAPLVILHSMWFNSKNCPNVYESDVQDDHPQVLIAGFGRFGQITGRILGAHNIPFTALDTDAEHIEFVKKFGNKVYFGDASRLDILKRAGIEQVRVLLIAVDNEEKALEIARLVREQYPHISIVARLRNRMNVADFDELGVTHIVREVFDSSLDAATRVLQEYGFSTAQANYFVQVFKHHDEEILLRSIQNPVSAQDAVERSKQNRKDLESLFKQDKADIL